The following are encoded together in the Cicer arietinum cultivar CDC Frontier isolate Library 1 chromosome 2, Cicar.CDCFrontier_v2.0, whole genome shotgun sequence genome:
- the LOC101504435 gene encoding uncharacterized protein, whose product MSLAFTNLSWWLWSGKHQEPTRIPNGSSINSSTDLNMWESEVMRFPLVQANMGSSSRRVKRKWNSREERKVDREYDVVLVPSDGGCVSGSESDGSDWSIGWCEPHGPGFPSDDDETDNSFAVLVPCYGRDYGRVEEGTKNNLLNGVGNFLDNYSDESKKYVENWLTSLRNT is encoded by the coding sequence ATGTCTCTGGCTTTCACCAATCTCTCTTGGTGGTTATGGAGTGGAAAACATCAAGAACCAACAAGAATTCCAAATGGATCATCTATAAATTCTTCAACTGATTTGAACATGTGGGAATCTGAGGTAATGAGATTCCCTTTGGTTCAAGCAAACATGGGGTCTTCATCAAGGAGGGTGAAGAGGAAATGGAATAGTAGGGAAGAGAGGAAAGTTGATAGGGAATATGATGTTGTTCTTGTTCCATCTGATGGAGGTTGTGTTTCTGGTTCTGAATCTGATGGTTCTGATTGGTCAATTGGTTGGTGTGAACCTCATGGACCTGGTTTTCCAAGTGATGATGATGAAACTGATAATAGTTTTGCTGTTTTGGTTCCTTGTTATGGAAGAGATTATGGTAGGGTTGAAGAAGGTACAAAAAACAACTTGCTCAATGGTGTTGGCAATTTTTTGGATAACTATTCAGATg